The Lacipirellula parvula genome window below encodes:
- a CDS encoding MFS transporter, translating to MMFLQFFTWGAWFVTLGQCLGENGLKDFGGGAYGSAPIAAIVAPLFLGLIADRFFASQIVMGALMVIGGGILWMAPEYAAAKNGDALVWILRGHMLCYMPTLGLGNTIVFSNVADQSQFPKIRVWGTIGWIVAGLTVGYLGWSSSFNIFKLAAICSVILGVYCFTLPHTPAPAKGKPMDIRSLLMLDAFKMLTNVPFFVFILCSTLICIPLAYYYGNTANYLSQIGFKEPASTMTLGQMSEIVFMLLVPFFFRRLGVKWMIVVGMAAWVVRYLLFAFGASDQVIWMILGAVLLHGVCYDFFFVTGFMYTDSKAPKEIRGQAQSMLVFFTQGIGMFFGFWIAGAKFTQAVPKYEELVNAIKAITPESKTTFLQSLTQMFSVADRKGVDADLLRETMLQWREFWLLPAGMAAVILVIFLAAFHDRDTTKPIDTEETA from the coding sequence ATGATGTTCCTCCAGTTCTTCACCTGGGGGGCGTGGTTCGTCACGCTCGGTCAGTGCTTGGGGGAGAATGGCCTGAAAGACTTCGGAGGCGGGGCCTATGGAAGCGCCCCGATTGCGGCCATCGTGGCGCCCCTCTTCCTGGGCCTCATCGCCGATCGCTTTTTTGCCTCTCAGATCGTGATGGGCGCGCTCATGGTGATTGGCGGCGGCATCCTCTGGATGGCGCCGGAATACGCCGCCGCGAAAAATGGCGACGCGCTCGTGTGGATCTTACGCGGACACATGCTCTGCTATATGCCGACGCTAGGCCTCGGCAACACGATCGTCTTCTCCAATGTCGCCGATCAATCGCAGTTCCCCAAGATTCGCGTGTGGGGAACGATCGGTTGGATCGTCGCGGGTCTTACCGTCGGCTATCTGGGGTGGTCGTCGAGCTTCAACATTTTCAAACTCGCCGCCATTTGCTCAGTCATCTTGGGCGTTTATTGCTTCACGCTGCCGCACACCCCGGCGCCGGCGAAGGGCAAGCCGATGGACATTCGCTCGCTGCTCATGCTCGACGCATTCAAGATGCTCACGAACGTGCCGTTCTTTGTGTTCATCCTCTGCTCGACGCTGATCTGCATTCCGCTGGCCTACTACTACGGCAACACTGCGAACTATCTCAGTCAGATTGGCTTCAAAGAACCAGCCTCGACGATGACGCTGGGGCAGATGAGCGAAATCGTTTTCATGCTACTCGTTCCCTTCTTCTTCCGTCGCCTGGGCGTGAAGTGGATGATTGTCGTCGGCATGGCCGCGTGGGTCGTTCGTTACTTGCTCTTCGCATTCGGTGCGTCTGATCAAGTGATTTGGATGATTCTGGGCGCCGTCCTGCTCCACGGCGTCTGCTACGACTTCTTCTTCGTCACCGGCTTCATGTACACCGACAGCAAGGCCCCGAAAGAAATCCGCGGCCAAGCCCAAAGCATGCTTGTGTTCTTCACCCAAGGGATCGGCATGTTCTTCGGCTTTTGGATTGCCGGAGCAAAATTTACGCAAGCAGTCCCTAAGTACGAGGAACTAGTCAACGCGATCAAAGCGATTACGCCGGAGTCGAAAACGACATTCCTCCAATCGCTGACGCAAATGTTCTCGGTCGCCGATCGCAAAGGGGTCGACGCCGATTTGCTTCGCGAAACGATGCTCCAGTGGCGGGAATTCTGGCTGCTACCCGCGGGAATGGCCGCCGTCATCCTGGTCATCTTCCTCGCGGCGTTCCACGATCGCGACACCACGAAGCCGATCGACACGGAAGAAACGGCGTAA